CGTAGGGGCGGAATTTTTCCAGTCGGCCTTCTTCTTCGTTGTGGAACAGCGCCACGTTGGGCCCCAATTTGCTGGCCACGGGGGAATCGATGAGATGACTGCTGTCGTTGGCGCTCATTTGCAACAGCACGCGGAGGGCGAATTCGCGCAGAGCTTGGCGATCGAACGAGCGCTGCACGGCGGTGAACGAATCGCACCAAGCCAATGTATACACGCCGACGGCGGGCCCGTCGCGCAGAATGTTGCCCAGCAGTTGGGCGGGGGATGGTGCTTTTTCGCCGCCGCGGAAGGAATAGCCCAGGTCGCTTTCGTCTTTTCTCAAATCGCGGAAGCGGCCGAGATCGGAAATGAATAGGTAAATGGCCGCAGCCTGGCGGTCATCGGCCCCTTGCCGCCGATCCACTTCCTGAGCGATTTCGGCCAAAGTTGCGGGCAATTCGCGCCGGCTGGCGGATTGCAGCGGGTGGGGCAACACGGTGGAAAACGCCGCCAAACCACCGCGGTAGTCAGCCAAGGGTAGATCGATGGGCAAATCGGCCGGGCGATCGTGCTCCAAAATGTAGAACCGCGCAGGGCTGCCGGCGGCCAAGCTGGCTGCCGCTCCCCCTTGCGAACGGGGCCGATGTTGGGCCGCCAGGCTTATCAGGGCGGAAGCCAGCAAGCCGATTGCAGGCTCGGCTCGCTGGCCGACAATGAGCATGTTGTCGCCGCTTTGCGGACGGAACACCGCGGCGGTGGGATCTTTGATGGCGATGGCTTCGCCCAGCCAGGCATGCACGGGGGTCGATTGCACGGGCCAATCGGCGGCGCGAAGCAGGTCGCTTAAACCGCGATTGTTGCGGATATCGGCGGGGAGATTGCCTTCGAACACAATCGGCGCGGGCTGGGGTTTAAGGGTTTGTTCCGCCACGCGCTGCTGGGTAAGTTGTTGCAAACCGTGCAAGTAAATTTCGCGTCGCTCCTCGCCCAGCCAGACAATTTGAAACGGATGGTTGCCCTGGACGGTGCCGTTGGAATCGTTGTAAATGGCTTCGCCGGGGCGCGACAACAAGCGGGCGGCGGAGTTTTCTTCGCTCAAAATCAGATGGGCGTCGGCCTCGCTGCACTGCAGCGCGATGCGGACGGCCATTTGCCCCAACGTGCTGCGGGCCAGGCTGTAGGCACCGCCGAGAGTTTGTGAACCCAAGAGGACGTGCATGCCGAAGGCACGGCCTTGGCGAACGAGTCGATCCAAAAGCAGGGCGGCGTCCTGGGCGAGTTTATCGTCGTCAGTGAAGAGTTCTTGAAATTCGTCGACGATGAGCATGATGCGGGGCATCGAATTCGCGCCGGCGGCCGCGCGGTAGCCGGCGATATCTTGCGCGCCGACTTTACGGTACAAATCGCCGCGGCGTTTCAACTCGGCATCGAGCCGTTCGATGACGCTGAGGCCGAATTCCCGTTCGCTTTCGATGGCGATGACTCTGGCATGCGGCAAATGATGCGTGGCATAGGTTTTGAATTCGACCCCTTTTTTGAAATCGATGAGGTACAGTTCGATTTGCTCCGGGCTGTATGTCAGGGCGAGATTCGTGACCAGCGCGTGGAGGAAGGTAGATTTTCCGGATCCGGTTTTTCCTGCAATGAGTGCATGCTGCGAAGTGCCTTCGCCCAGTTGCAAGTATTGGAGCTTGGTGGCGCCGGCGCGGCCCAGCGGCACGCGGATATTTCCGGCGGTATCGCCGGTCCACCATTTATCGCGCGACGGAGCGACGTAATCGAAGGGCACTTCCACGCGCTTGGCGGCCTTTGCGCCACGACCGACGATTTGCACCAGCGGCGTGAATTGCTCTTCCGGCGGCGGCGATTCCAAACGGAGCGGATATTTTTCGAAATCGGCATCCTGCCATACGAATTGCTTGCCGTTCCAATTGAGCGTAAGCGTGTGACGCTCCACGTCTTTCATTTCGAAGGCGGGCGGGAGCGGCAGCTTGACATCGTTCACCACTAGCACGTATACGCCGCAGCGAGCGCCGCTGCTGGCAATGCTGGTGAGGCGACGGGCCGCGGTTTCGGTAAAGTTGACCGGGAAATTGGCGACTACCAATACACGGAAGGGCTCGGCCACTTCGCCGGCAAAGACGTTGTATTCGTCGATCGAG
The nucleotide sequence above comes from Pirellulales bacterium. Encoded proteins:
- a CDS encoding FtsK/SpoIIIE domain-containing protein; the encoded protein is MSFSTAAQREMLAELYRFSAEREQAERHMRAEFETVTARIQRELSDARQSAIMRFQMDRDNTQREFDSALAGAQAAYETRHDIAAGELQSSLKHIESEFTKSQNKAKKRLTEENWETNTVYEATHTAPKLQFDQDHQEILARHDVLRQAVEVANRYLAVCRLGRLRRAPTMQAETAASDPAQTWRTEETPPENAAVQLGDLAVAAVKHLEAFRQLRWPKLLIGKRPAGFVFLLLALGCGLGYLIFGTRNWTSWTWLIVGASVGAAASVTLLVWLYRQAKATAVEPYELFHTMLHQSEGLRFAALEQAKTRCKEESRKIVERRDNELKASREKFETSITEVTARHDSALQAAHEKHKHTEAELLQTRDSALAEAHAFYPHRLDEIQQRYQSDLRSAQEHAAAATLANRGRRDQAWNNLAETWRSGMAKVRAIIEENVRQHQHFFPAWNDPRWNTWQPPTAAPPTLPFGLYHVDLHAIPGAISTDAQLNGLIPTQFDLPALLPFPQNASLLFKAAGEGRHIAIEAVQDMMLRMLTSIPPGKVRFTIIDPVGLGENFAGFMHLADHDELLVTNRIWTEPAHIEARLSDLTEQMENVIQKYLRNEFHSIDEYNVFAGEVAEPFRVLVVANFPVNFTETAARRLTSIASSGARCGVYVLVVNDVKLPLPPAFEMKDVERHTLTLNWNGKQFVWQDADFEKYPLRLESPPPEEQFTPLVQIVGRGAKAAKRVEVPFDYVAPSRDKWWTGDTAGNIRVPLGRAGATKLQYLQLGEGTSQHALIAGKTGSGKSTFLHALVTNLALTYSPEQIELYLIDFKKGVEFKTYATHHLPHARVIAIESEREFGLSVIERLDAELKRRGDLYRKVGAQDIAGYRAAAGANSMPRIMLIVDEFQELFTDDDKLAQDAALLLDRLVRQGRAFGMHVLLGSQTLGGAYSLARSTLGQMAVRIALQCSEADAHLILSEENSAARLLSRPGEAIYNDSNGTVQGNHPFQIVWLGEERREIYLHGLQQLTQQRVAEQTLKPQPAPIVFEGNLPADIRNNRGLSDLLRAADWPVQSTPVHAWLGEAIAIKDPTAAVFRPQSGDNMLIVGQRAEPAIGLLASALISLAAQHRPRSQGGAAASLAAGSPARFYILEHDRPADLPIDLPLADYRGGLAAFSTVLPHPLQSASRRELPATLAEIAQEVDRRQGADDRQAAAIYLFISDLGRFRDLRKDESDLGYSFRGGEKAPSPAQLLGNILRDGPAVGVYTLAWCDSFTAVQRSFDRQALREFALRVLLQMSANDSSHLIDSPVASKLGPNVALFHNEEEGRLEKFRPYAWPPLDWLAIVQERFNLRVPAENV